The Staphylococcus sp. KG4-3 genome has a window encoding:
- a CDS encoding aldehyde dehydrogenase family protein, translating to MRNFTKQYINGEWIESASGETIEVINPATEEVAGTIAKGNKEDVDKAVDAAENVYFEFRHSSVQERKELLDKIVQEYKNRKEDLIEAITDELGAPLDVSENVHYQMGLDHFEAARDALDNFEFEERRGDDLVVKEAIGVAGLITPWNFPTNQTSLKLSAAFAAGSPVVLKPSEETPFAAIILAEIFDKVGVPKGVFNLVNGDGKGVGNPLSEHPKVRMMSFTGSGPTGSSIMKKAAEDFKKVSLELGGKSPYIILDDVDIDEAASAATGKVVTNTGQVCTAGTRTLVPESIKEDFLTAVKEKFSQVKVGDPRAEGTEVGPIISKKQFDQVQSYIDKGIEEGAELFYGGPGKPEGLEKGYFARPTIFNNVDNDMVIAREEIFGPVMSIITYNDVDEAIKIANDTEYGLAAYVYGEDQETLHKVARSLEAGTVEINEAGRKPDLPFGGYKQSGIGREWGDYGIEEFLEVKSIAGYYK from the coding sequence ATGAGAAATTTCACTAAACAATATATCAACGGTGAATGGATTGAAAGTGCAAGTGGCGAAACGATAGAAGTTATCAATCCTGCAACAGAAGAAGTAGCGGGTACAATCGCGAAAGGTAACAAAGAAGATGTTGATAAAGCAGTGGATGCAGCAGAAAATGTATATTTTGAATTTAGACACAGTTCAGTTCAAGAAAGAAAAGAACTATTAGATAAAATTGTTCAAGAGTATAAAAATAGAAAAGAAGATCTTATAGAAGCTATTACTGATGAACTAGGTGCGCCTTTAGACGTTTCAGAAAATGTCCATTATCAAATGGGGTTAGATCATTTTGAGGCAGCACGTGATGCATTAGATAATTTCGAATTTGAGGAGCGCCGTGGTGATGACTTAGTTGTTAAAGAAGCCATTGGTGTGGCTGGTTTAATCACACCTTGGAACTTCCCTACAAACCAAACATCTCTTAAATTATCAGCGGCATTCGCAGCAGGAAGTCCAGTAGTTTTAAAACCATCAGAAGAAACTCCGTTTGCAGCAATTATTTTAGCTGAAATTTTTGATAAAGTAGGCGTGCCAAAAGGTGTATTTAACTTAGTTAATGGTGATGGTAAAGGCGTAGGCAACCCTTTAAGTGAACATCCTAAAGTTAGAATGATGTCATTTACTGGTTCTGGCCCAACAGGCTCAAGTATTATGAAAAAAGCTGCGGAGGATTTCAAAAAAGTGTCACTTGAACTAGGTGGTAAATCACCATATATTATCCTAGATGATGTAGATATAGACGAAGCAGCAAGTGCAGCAACTGGTAAAGTTGTTACAAATACTGGTCAAGTATGTACAGCGGGTACTAGAACCCTCGTACCTGAAAGCATTAAAGAAGATTTCTTAACAGCTGTAAAAGAGAAATTTAGCCAAGTTAAAGTAGGAGACCCACGTGCAGAAGGCACTGAAGTTGGACCTATCATTAGTAAAAAACAATTTGACCAAGTTCAATCATATATTGATAAAGGTATAGAAGAAGGTGCAGAATTATTTTATGGTGGGCCAGGTAAACCAGAAGGTCTAGAAAAAGGATACTTTGCACGCCCAACAATCTTTAACAATGTAGATAATGATATGGTAATTGCTCGAGAAGAAATATTTGGTCCTGTTATGTCAATTATCACTTATAATGATGTAGATGAAGCTATTAAAATCGCAAATGATACAGAATATGGTTTAGCAGCATATGTATATGGGGAGGATCAAGAAACGTTGCATAAAGTAGCCCGTTCATTAGAAGCAGGTACAGTTGAAATTAATGAAGCAGGACGCAAACCAGATTTACCATTCGGTGGCTACAAACAATCAGGTATTGGCCGTGAATGGGGAGACTATGGTATTGAAGAATTCCTAGAAGTTAAATCAATTGCAGGTTACTATAAATAA
- a CDS encoding helix-turn-helix domain-containing protein — protein sequence MEVCPYLEETFKIVGRSWNGLIINYLSRCTEKSAHFSDMKRDLKTITPRALSIKLTDLTEWGLVEKNVVSTSPMNILYQLTDKGDALAAALVPMEEWAQEYIKLENK from the coding sequence ATGGAGGTTTGCCCTTATCTAGAAGAAACCTTTAAAATCGTAGGTAGAAGCTGGAATGGTCTTATTATTAATTATTTATCTAGATGTACGGAAAAATCTGCTCACTTTTCTGATATGAAGCGTGATTTGAAGACGATAACACCACGTGCACTTAGTATAAAATTAACTGACCTTACGGAATGGGGTCTAGTAGAGAAAAATGTAGTATCTACAAGCCCGATGAATATTTTGTATCAGCTTACAGATAAAGGTGATGCTTTAGCGGCAGCGCTAGTACCAATGGAAGAATGGGCACAAGAGTATATTAAACTTGAAAACAAGTAA